From Dreissena polymorpha isolate Duluth1 unplaced genomic scaffold, UMN_Dpol_1.0 chrUn003, whole genome shotgun sequence, the proteins below share one genomic window:
- the LOC127863241 gene encoding ceramide kinase-like protein: MPSNMGDMDEYIFDDDGNPILQCPNFVQQENIFANEPDLKDIFHIKSDGFDVLLSLAKGLITWTNVNPSGKKKKKGKGEDRNTVMLKDVFAVSLKRKKSNTDSDEGFCIGFTLHICDIFGPNLLSERAVVFEHPSEALCNRYLHKIQSYITKLFRRPTSVKLFLQTHAGGKNGSSLYKSKVLPLFQAADVQVDCVEVQHNEHIKQEMVHINLDDFDCIIAMGGDGTANKVADGLMTASQRCRDVDQKLGFTPVRARLPFGIIPCGSTNDICRSITGCEDIVTSIIHILMGQTTPVDVCTAYNEDKFLQWCFNCQYGFGGNVLMFRERYKKLGKRGLEPAFIKALTKAKLRPYECDIEYIAAEQLPSHRKHLPCFTGCDTCWTEKEADGDEVTQDLVQAFDPLDESNNSDTLVNLAEHEDNPWRSRKGKYLNIGLFTIPGRSEIATRGVSKYSHLNDGTMDLVLVKEAPRKEFLRVIKRMGTNKDAFDFPFIEVLRVKEMRFRLRIPLGFQYNDHNFSEIDYEINRQQKMLESATKSTEILDINELSDSDEELEIDDLTTSKPSSGSVKSKSSLRVENNNKPKAIKTLSVQQIDKKKINRTNTETSIDTFSVDDSDDSDGDDSNDEKETEEIVTIDKLGVRTVRSATAPKQTLLGPAYRMTFTEQDRARRMKRSQKKENKKKAKEEKKMKSVWNIDYEICQQDFLHVKVHHGLLRVYGRGISPETIYSDPTLLCIPRI; encoded by the exons ATGCCTTCAAACATGGGTGACATGGATGAATATATTTTCGATGACGATGGAAATCCGATCTTGCAGTGTCCGAATTTTGTGCAACAAGAAAATATTTTTGCTAATGAACCCGACTTAAAGGATATATTTCACATTAAATCGGATGGGTTTGATGTTCTACTTTCTCTTGCCAAGGGTCTTATAACTTGGACTAATGTTAATCCATCAG GTAAGAAAAAGAAGAAAGGAAAAGGTGAAGACCGCAACACTGTTATGCTGAAAGACGTTTTTGCGGTGTCGCTGAAAAGGAAAAAGTCTAACACAGATTCAGATGAAGGATTCTGTATAG gttttactTTGCATATATGCGACATATTTGGTCCAAACCTTCTCAGTGAGAGAGCTGTGGTTTTTGAGCATCCCAGTGAAGCACTGTGCAACCGATACCTGCACAAGATCCAGTCTTATATCACAA AACTGTTCAGACGCCCGACCTCGGTCAAGCTGTTCCTGCAAACTCATGCAGGCGGCAAGAATGGTAGCTCCCTATACAAGAGCAAAGTCCTGCCACTCTTCCAGGCGGCAGATGTCCAAGTTGACTGTGTTG AGGTCCAGCATAATGAACACATCAAACAGGAAATGGTTCATATTAATCTAGATGACTTTGACTG CATCATTGCCATGGGAGGTGATGGCACAGCCAACAAGGTTGCTGATGGGTTGATGACAGCATCCCAGCGGTGTCGTGATGTTGATCAGAAACTGGGCTTCACACCAGTCAGGGCAAGACTTCCATTTGGAATCATCCCTTGTG GCTCCACCAATGACATCTGTCGATCCATAACGGGATGTGAGGATATAGTGACCTCCATCATCCACATTCTCATGGGTCAGACCACTCCAGTTGACGTGTGCACAGCTTATAACGAAGATAAATTCCTGCAGTGGTGTTTCAACTGCCAGTACGGTTTCGGTGGAAATGTGTTGATGTTCAGAGAACGGTACAAGAAGCTTGGAAAGCGGGGACTTGAGCCAGCCTTCATCAAAGCACTAACTAAAGCTAAACTCAG ACCGTATGAGTGTGACATTGAATATATTGCGGCAGAACAACTGCCTTCTCATAGGAAGCACTTGCCATGCTTTACTGG ATGTGACACCTGCTGGACCGAGAAGGAGGCTGATGGAGATGAGGTCACACAGGATCTTGTGCAGGCCTTTGATCCCCTGGATGAGTCCAACAACAGCGACACACTCgtta ACTTAGCAGAACATGAGGACAATCCTTGGCGATCAAGAAAGGGGAAATATCTGAACATCGGTCTGTTCACAATACCTGGACGCTCCGAGATAGCAACACGTGGTGTTAGCAAGTACTCGCATCTCAATGATGGCACTATGGATCTAGTGCTTGTTAAAGAGGCACCAAGAAAAGAGTTCTTGAGGGTGATTAAACGTATGGGGACTAATAAAGATGCG TTTGACTTCCCATTTATTGAGGTGTTGAGAGTGAAGGAAATGCGTTTCCGCCTTAGAATTCCCTTGGGTTTCCAGTACAACGATCACAACTTCAGTGAGATTGACTATGAAATAAATCGGCAACAAAAGATGCTGGAATCTGCCACAAAATCAACGGAAATCCTTGACATTAATGAGCTGAGTGATTCTGATGAAGAATTGGAAATTGACGACCTCACAACGTCCAAACCATCATCTGGGTCGGTGAAATCTAAGTCATCACTGCGAGTTGAGAATAACAATAAACCCAAAGCGATTAAGACATTAAGTGTTCagcaaatagacaagaaaaaaattaacaggACCAACACAGAAACATCTATAGATACTTTCAGTGTTGATGATTCTGATGATAGTGATGGCGATGATAGTAATGACGAGAAGGAAACAGAAGAAATTGTG ACGATTGACAAATTGGGCGTGAGAACAGTACGCTCAGCTACTGCTCCTAAGCAGACGTTACTAGGCCCTGCCTACCGTATGACCTTCACGGAGCAGGATCGTGCCAGACGAATGAAACGGAGCCAGAAGAAGGAGAATAAGAAGAAGGCTAAGGAAGAAAAGAAAATGAAGTCAGTTTGGAACATAGATTATGAGATTTGTCAGCAAGATTTTCTACATGTGAA AGTTCACCATGGTTTGCTGCGAGTGTATGGTCGCGGTATATCACCAGAAACAATATACAGTGACCCCACACTGCTGTGTATACCGAGAATATGA